A part of bacterium genomic DNA contains:
- a CDS encoding 50S ribosomal protein L22, whose product MTSQVNKKKKSESVASATLRHVRIPPQKVRLVLDLVKGKQLEPALNAVQFHPTKGGRIVYKLLRSAMANAQEKGDVDVDQLWVTGGHVDMGKTLRRFLPRAQGRATPIRKRSSHITVQLGRYL is encoded by the coding sequence ATGACCAGTCAAGTAAACAAAAAGAAAAAATCTGAATCGGTAGCGTCAGCTACCCTAAGGCATGTCCGAATTCCCCCACAGAAGGTGAGGTTGGTTCTCGACTTGGTGAAGGGAAAGCAGCTAGAACCAGCTCTTAATGCAGTTCAATTTCATCCAACGAAAGGTGGGCGAATCGTCTACAAATTACTCCGTTCCGCTATGGCAAATGCCCAAGAGAAGGGGGACGTGGACGTGGATCAGCTGTGGGTAACAGGTGGTCATGTCGATATGGGAAAGACCTTGCGACGATTTCTCCCGCGAGCACAGGGAAGAGCAACCCCTATCAGGAAGCGGTCTTCACATATTACGGTTCAGTTAGGACGCTATCTCTAG
- a CDS encoding 50S ribosomal protein L2: protein MALKKFKPITPGRRFYTVADYSEVSSKKPEKRLLKKLSRTGGRNNNGRITNLNTGGGHKRRYREIDFKRNKDGIPATVAAIEYDPNRTARIALLHYADGEKRYILAPLKLRVGSKVMSGEAAEVQVGNNLPLRKIPTGQSIHNIELKIGHGGQLVRSAGVAAQLVAKEGKYAFIKLPSGEMRKVLLACSATIGQVSNSEHQNISLGKAGRSRWLSRRPHTRGVAKNPVDHPMGGGEGKSAGGRHPCTPSGKPTKGYKTRHNKRTDRFIVRRRGSK from the coding sequence ATGGCGCTCAAAAAGTTTAAACCGATAACTCCTGGCAGACGTTTTTACACAGTCGCCGACTACTCTGAGGTGTCTTCAAAGAAGCCCGAAAAACGGCTTTTGAAGAAGTTGTCGCGTACTGGTGGTCGAAACAATAATGGACGTATTACCAATCTCAATACTGGTGGTGGACATAAGCGACGGTACAGAGAGATCGACTTCAAGCGCAATAAGGATGGAATCCCAGCAACCGTTGCGGCTATCGAGTACGACCCGAATAGAACGGCGCGTATCGCGTTACTTCACTATGCAGATGGAGAGAAGCGCTACATCCTTGCTCCACTGAAACTACGAGTAGGCAGTAAGGTAATGAGCGGAGAGGCTGCAGAAGTGCAGGTGGGGAATAATCTTCCGCTGAGAAAGATTCCTACTGGACAATCCATTCACAATATTGAGTTGAAGATCGGGCACGGTGGGCAGTTAGTTCGTTCAGCAGGAGTGGCTGCTCAGTTAGTAGCGAAGGAGGGCAAATATGCATTTATCAAATTGCCTTCAGGTGAGATGAGAAAGGTATTGCTTGCTTGTTCAGCAACCATTGGGCAGGTATCGAACTCAGAACATCAAAATATTAGTCTCGGAAAAGCTGGGCGTTCAAGATGGTTGTCACGCCGTCCACACACAAGGGGTGTTGCGAAGAACCCAGTAGACCATCCAATGGGTGGAGGAGAAGGGAAGTCGGCTGGTGGTCGACATCCATGTACCCCATCAGGGAAGCCCACCAAGGGGTACAAGACCCGACACAATAAGCGTACGGATCGGTTTATCGTTCGTCGTCGAGGGAGTAAGTAG
- a CDS encoding 50S ribosomal protein L23: MAKKSEKEVLSKHYNTLVRPIVTEKSSYVGEVGSVVTFEVARSATKQEIKEAVAGIFDVEVLGVNILNYRGKLKRRGRQVGMTNSYKKAYVTLGPGQAIDVVEGL, from the coding sequence ATGGCAAAGAAAAGTGAAAAGGAAGTTCTGAGTAAGCACTACAACACGTTGGTTCGTCCGATAGTGACAGAAAAGAGCTCATATGTTGGTGAGGTTGGATCCGTAGTTACTTTTGAGGTGGCTCGCTCAGCAACGAAGCAAGAGATTAAGGAAGCTGTGGCCGGCATCTTTGATGTTGAGGTGTTGGGAGTAAATATTCTCAACTACCGAGGAAAGCTCAAGCGTAGAGGTCGTCAAGTTGGCATGACAAACAGTTATAAGAAAGCCTATGTGACACTCGGTCCAGGGCAGGCTATTGATGTCGTTGAAGGTTTATAG
- a CDS encoding 30S ribosomal protein S19, with translation MPRSLKKGPFVDDHLLKWIDRAKSGAHKGPIKTWSRRSVIIPDMIGLTFAVHNGKKFIPVFITDNMVGHKLGEFAATRTYNGHSVKK, from the coding sequence ATGCCACGTTCGTTAAAAAAAGGACCATTTGTTGATGACCATCTACTAAAGTGGATTGATAGAGCTAAGAGTGGAGCCCACAAAGGCCCTATCAAGACTTGGTCTCGGAGATCGGTAATCATTCCCGATATGATTGGGTTAACGTTTGCTGTTCATAACGGGAAGAAGTTCATCCCAGTGTTCATTACCGATAACATGGTAGGACATAAGCTGGGAGAATTTGCTGCGACCCGAACGTATAACGGTCACTCAGTGAAGAAATAG